A region from the Corynebacterium halotolerans YIM 70093 = DSM 44683 genome encodes:
- a CDS encoding aromatic ring-hydroxylating oxygenase subunit alpha yields the protein MTTTQEPMGGFATLVEGDRVAGALYTDPEIFQEEMEKIFYKTWVWVAHESEVPEAGSFKTTHVGDQPVIVNRDRKGNFNTLLNRCRHRGATVCDQRNGKANGFTCPYHNWSYTLDGRLRGIPYPDGYEGVVDKKNFPLQKLRTESYLGMIFATFNEDAPPLEEHLGDAKIWMERFLKQSNGFPTKVIGIHKFRFKGNWKIQLENTTDGYHFPMVHKSWMASVDEETADMMSFMDDPAAETHALGNGHSVGIMAAAHVDLDIDDGTEEIQPRFQHLVDELEAAGESPERIRRYMRSMHGCGFNLNMFPNIGMSSAFFRVLIPISVNETEIWHMAIGMDGGPESVNRERLRIHEHFQGPFGFGSPDDAEGWDRVQIGAGGNPNMPILVNRGLNREYKNDEGWPTSHVTDETGMREAYYMWKKMMSDD from the coding sequence ATGACCACCACGCAGGAACCCATGGGCGGATTCGCCACCCTGGTCGAGGGCGACCGGGTCGCCGGCGCGCTCTACACCGATCCAGAGATCTTCCAGGAGGAAATGGAGAAGATCTTCTACAAGACCTGGGTGTGGGTTGCCCATGAGAGCGAGGTCCCCGAGGCCGGTTCGTTCAAGACCACGCATGTCGGTGACCAGCCGGTGATCGTGAACCGCGACCGCAAGGGCAACTTCAACACCCTGCTCAACCGCTGTCGCCACCGGGGCGCCACGGTCTGCGACCAGCGCAACGGCAAGGCGAACGGCTTCACCTGCCCGTACCACAACTGGTCCTACACCCTGGATGGCCGGTTGCGCGGCATCCCCTACCCCGATGGGTACGAAGGTGTGGTGGACAAGAAGAACTTCCCGCTGCAGAAGCTGCGCACCGAGTCCTACCTGGGCATGATCTTCGCGACCTTCAACGAGGACGCCCCGCCGCTGGAGGAGCACCTGGGTGACGCGAAGATCTGGATGGAGCGCTTCCTGAAGCAGTCCAACGGTTTTCCGACGAAGGTCATCGGCATCCACAAGTTCCGCTTCAAGGGCAACTGGAAGATCCAGCTGGAGAATACCACGGACGGTTACCACTTCCCGATGGTGCACAAGTCGTGGATGGCATCGGTGGACGAGGAGACCGCCGACATGATGTCGTTTATGGACGACCCGGCGGCCGAGACCCACGCCCTGGGCAATGGCCACAGCGTGGGCATCATGGCGGCGGCTCACGTGGACCTGGACATCGACGACGGCACTGAGGAGATCCAGCCGCGGTTCCAGCACCTCGTCGATGAGCTGGAGGCGGCGGGTGAGAGCCCGGAGCGCATCCGCCGCTACATGCGTTCGATGCATGGGTGTGGCTTCAACCTCAACATGTTCCCGAACATCGGCATGTCCTCCGCCTTCTTCCGGGTGCTGATCCCGATCTCGGTGAATGAGACAGAGATCTGGCACATGGCCATTGGCATGGACGGCGGCCCCGAGAGCGTCAACCGTGAGCGGCTGCGCATCCACGAGCACTTCCAGGGGCCCTTCGGCTTCGGGTCACCGGACGACGCAGAGGGCTGGGACCGGGTGCAGATTGGCGCCGGCGGCAACCCGAACATGCCGATTCTGGTCAACCGTGGTCTGAACCGCGAATACAAGAACGACGAAGGCTGGCCCACCTCGCATGTCACCGACGAGACCGGCATGCGTGAGGCCTACTACATGTGGAAGAAGATGATGAGCGATGACTAA
- a CDS encoding PDR/VanB family oxidoreductase — protein MSLIDVVVSDIVQETPTIKSFYLTLPDGKPVGHYSPGAHIDVVGPNSLTRQYSLCGRPDGEDAYLFAVKREEGGRGGSEALHELKIGDQLQVSAPRNLLQIAEDAEHHILVAGGIGITPMLSLARYMDVRDISFELHYYARSEEEAAFLPLLTEKCPDKLHAHLGVGREEQKQRLTETVEATPENTHLYVCGPEGFMDNVRTIAGKKLSEESIHFENFKPTEPEEAYENTEFDVELDGETYHVPADRSIVEVLNDAGCGIDTSCEEGICGTCIMEVLEGTPEHRDNVLTKSDREAGETMAVCVSRTKDPKLVLEYF, from the coding sequence ATGTCTCTCATCGACGTTGTGGTTTCGGACATTGTCCAGGAGACCCCCACCATCAAGTCGTTCTATCTGACGCTGCCCGACGGTAAGCCGGTCGGGCACTACTCCCCCGGCGCGCACATCGACGTCGTGGGTCCTAATTCACTGACCAGACAGTACTCGTTGTGCGGTCGACCCGACGGTGAGGATGCGTATCTTTTCGCGGTCAAGCGCGAGGAGGGTGGCCGGGGTGGCTCGGAGGCACTGCACGAGCTGAAAATCGGGGACCAGCTGCAGGTCTCCGCCCCCCGTAACCTGCTGCAGATCGCTGAGGATGCCGAGCACCATATTCTCGTTGCCGGCGGCATCGGTATCACCCCGATGCTCAGCCTCGCCCGGTACATGGATGTGCGTGACATCAGCTTCGAACTGCACTACTACGCCCGCAGCGAGGAGGAGGCCGCCTTCCTGCCGCTCCTCACCGAGAAGTGCCCGGACAAGCTCCACGCGCATCTCGGAGTCGGCCGCGAAGAGCAGAAGCAGCGGCTGACGGAGACCGTCGAGGCCACTCCCGAGAACACTCATCTGTACGTCTGCGGTCCCGAGGGATTCATGGACAATGTGAGGACCATCGCCGGGAAGAAGCTGTCGGAGGAGTCCATCCACTTCGAGAACTTCAAGCCAACGGAGCCGGAGGAGGCCTACGAGAACACCGAGTTCGACGTCGAGCTCGACGGGGAGACCTACCACGTGCCCGCCGACCGCTCGATTGTCGAGGTGCTCAACGACGCTGGCTGCGGCATTGACACGTCCTGTGAGGAGGGCATTTGCGGCACCTGCATCATGGAGGTGCTGGAGGGTACTCCGGAGCACCGTGACAACGTGCTGACGAAGTCGGATCGCGAGGCCGGCGAGACCATGGCAGTGTGCGTCTCCCGGACGAAGGATCCGAAACTGGTGCTGGAGTACTTCTGA
- a CDS encoding aromatic-ring-hydroxylating dioxygenase subunit beta, giving the protein MTNSLLNLQSTSLSDERVLCAIELIWKEAAILDAKDYPAWEELFTDEAYYVVPIDPDTEDFAASLNMIYDDKRMRHLRVERMMQGYAPSAVAAARTARVVSTFVVKSVSDDEVIIRSTQVLTAFKRNSHQTLGAELTHTIALSDDGGRIAQKVARLINSEDAVSAAGFLI; this is encoded by the coding sequence ATGACTAATTCCCTGCTGAACCTCCAGTCGACCAGCCTCTCCGATGAGCGGGTGCTCTGCGCCATCGAGTTGATCTGGAAGGAGGCCGCGATCCTGGATGCCAAGGATTACCCGGCCTGGGAAGAGTTGTTCACGGACGAGGCCTACTACGTGGTGCCGATCGATCCTGACACCGAAGATTTCGCAGCCTCGTTGAACATGATCTACGACGACAAGCGGATGCGTCACCTGCGCGTCGAGCGCATGATGCAGGGCTATGCACCCTCCGCTGTCGCTGCAGCCCGAACCGCGCGGGTGGTGTCCACATTCGTGGTCAAGTCGGTCTCGGACGACGAGGTGATCATCCGTTCCACGCAGGTGCTCACCGCGTTCAAGCGCAACAGCCACCAGACCCTCGGAGCGGAACTGACGCACACTATCGCATTGTCCGACGACGGTGGCCGCATCGCCCAGAAGGTCGCCCGCCTCATCAACAGTGAAGACGCCGTCAGTGCCGCCGGCTTCCTCATCTAG
- a CDS encoding SDR family NAD(P)-dependent oxidoreductase yields the protein MTETAHIPGVAVVTGAAGGMGQEIVRKLHADGNRVGLADIAVDKAEELAKELSTDGSTARALRLDVSKREDFVRALKDITAEWATPTILVNNAAVTRAADLMTLLEEDFNQVLTTNVDSIFFGCQVFGAAMADQGYGRIINMASLAGQNGGTATGGHYAVSKGAILTTTKIFARELAGRGVTVNAISPGPHDLPIVHQTVPADKLDKVIEGIPVQRLGDPAFIAKTVSLLADEDAAFVTGACWDINGGLYVR from the coding sequence ATGACAGAAACAGCACATATCCCGGGTGTCGCGGTCGTCACCGGCGCCGCCGGAGGCATGGGACAGGAAATAGTCCGTAAGCTGCACGCCGATGGTAACCGCGTCGGCCTCGCCGACATCGCGGTGGATAAGGCGGAGGAGCTGGCCAAGGAGCTCTCCACCGACGGTTCCACAGCCCGGGCTCTCCGGCTCGACGTGTCGAAGCGGGAGGATTTTGTCCGGGCTCTGAAAGACATCACCGCAGAATGGGCGACTCCCACGATCCTCGTCAACAACGCCGCAGTGACCCGTGCCGCCGACCTGATGACCCTCTTGGAGGAGGATTTCAATCAGGTGCTCACCACCAATGTGGACAGCATCTTCTTCGGGTGCCAGGTCTTCGGCGCAGCCATGGCCGATCAGGGTTACGGCCGGATCATCAACATGGCCTCGCTGGCGGGGCAGAACGGCGGCACGGCGACGGGCGGTCACTACGCGGTCTCTAAGGGTGCGATCCTGACCACCACCAAGATCTTCGCCCGCGAGCTGGCGGGACGTGGCGTGACAGTCAACGCTATCTCACCTGGCCCACACGATCTGCCGATCGTCCACCAGACCGTCCCCGCCGACAAACTCGACAAGGTGATCGAGGGCATCCCGGTTCAGCGCCTGGGCGACCCCGCCTTCATCGCCAAGACGGTGTCGCTGCTCGCTGACGAGGATGCCGCCTTCGTCACAGGTGCCTGCTGGGACATCAACGGCGGCCTCTACGTCCGCTGA
- a CDS encoding response regulator transcription factor: MPQDIDSVPPTKVYVIDDDPELCESVEWLLDSAAISCTICNSADEFLNQFDPGSPACLVLDVRMPRMSGTRLQERLNEIAPHVAIIFVSAHGDINMSVSTMKAGAQDFLEKPYEPQRLIDAVQLGVDNAAQRFLTYSQARELSEKIALLTPREREVLVLVIEGLPSQTIARQLGMSVKTVDVHRTRIKMKTGADSIGTLVRDILRYNVSVS, encoded by the coding sequence GTGCCCCAGGACATCGACTCCGTTCCGCCCACCAAGGTCTACGTCATCGACGATGACCCGGAACTCTGCGAATCTGTCGAATGGCTACTCGACAGTGCGGCCATCTCCTGCACCATCTGCAACAGCGCCGATGAGTTCCTCAACCAGTTCGATCCGGGCAGTCCGGCTTGTCTGGTCCTCGATGTGCGCATGCCGCGAATGAGCGGTACACGTCTTCAGGAACGTCTCAACGAGATTGCCCCGCACGTGGCCATCATCTTCGTCTCCGCGCACGGTGACATCAATATGTCTGTGTCCACGATGAAGGCCGGCGCGCAGGATTTCCTGGAAAAGCCTTACGAGCCCCAGCGGCTGATCGACGCCGTGCAGCTTGGGGTGGACAACGCGGCGCAGCGCTTCCTGACCTATTCTCAGGCTCGCGAGCTGTCCGAGAAGATCGCCCTGCTGACTCCCCGGGAACGGGAGGTGCTGGTCCTAGTCATCGAGGGGCTACCCAGTCAGACCATCGCCCGCCAGCTGGGGATGAGTGTCAAGACCGTAGACGTGCATCGCACCCGCATCAAGATGAAGACAGGCGCGGACAGTATCGGCACGTTGGTACGCGATATTCTGCGGTACAACGTCAGCGTGTCCTGA
- a CDS encoding acyl-CoA dehydrogenase family protein translates to MKDESAAAIIADTADAATAAGKLAAEVAAEPAGPAREAAFDHALEVLRDRRDEFNEKGHVPRDYIALLKKAGLFGVAIPEQFGGQPQSPAKFMKQVEKISAVDPATGWVASFGSAPVYFASLPVETQRKIYAESTDIVFAAGMFPMFEAERVEGGYICSGEWQFASGCKGADLLGMGLRGGEGTNGKPLTALVDPAKVEIVDNWSVAGMKATGSHNVRADRVFIPEEMTFVRGGEPTIDEPISRYPVIAYAAQVLAVVALGAARGALDYVTEVGSAKASITGGPAKGNRPVYKSGLAKAEADLRSARAFFYETTEEVWAKAVADEEITDRDKALLRMASTQAAHVGREVVLAAFNLAGTGAIFERHPMQRFLQDGLVPAQHAMLQEHTFEASGALLLGLNAGIPSFP, encoded by the coding sequence ATGAAGGATGAAAGCGCGGCCGCGATCATCGCGGACACCGCTGACGCCGCCACGGCGGCCGGAAAGCTCGCGGCTGAGGTAGCTGCGGAGCCCGCGGGGCCAGCCCGTGAGGCCGCATTTGACCACGCTCTGGAGGTCCTGCGGGACCGTCGTGACGAGTTCAACGAGAAGGGCCACGTCCCTCGCGACTACATCGCCCTGCTCAAGAAAGCCGGCCTGTTCGGCGTGGCCATCCCCGAGCAGTTCGGGGGGCAGCCGCAGTCTCCGGCGAAGTTCATGAAGCAGGTCGAGAAGATCTCCGCCGTCGACCCCGCCACGGGGTGGGTAGCGAGTTTCGGCTCTGCTCCGGTGTACTTTGCCTCCCTTCCAGTGGAGACCCAGCGCAAGATCTACGCGGAAAGCACGGACATCGTCTTTGCCGCCGGTATGTTCCCGATGTTCGAGGCCGAGCGGGTCGAGGGTGGGTACATCTGCTCCGGCGAGTGGCAGTTCGCCAGCGGTTGCAAGGGGGCGGATCTGCTCGGCATGGGGCTCCGCGGCGGAGAGGGCACCAACGGTAAGCCGCTGACGGCGCTGGTGGATCCGGCGAAGGTCGAGATCGTCGACAACTGGTCCGTCGCTGGCATGAAAGCCACGGGATCCCATAACGTCCGTGCCGACCGGGTATTCATCCCCGAGGAGATGACCTTCGTCCGAGGCGGAGAGCCCACGATCGACGAGCCCATCAGCCGGTACCCGGTCATCGCCTACGCGGCACAGGTGCTGGCGGTCGTGGCCCTGGGTGCAGCCCGTGGCGCACTGGACTACGTCACCGAGGTCGGTTCCGCCAAGGCCTCCATCACAGGCGGCCCGGCCAAAGGTAACCGTCCGGTCTACAAGTCCGGTCTGGCCAAGGCGGAGGCGGATCTGCGTTCCGCCCGGGCGTTCTTCTACGAGACCACCGAGGAAGTCTGGGCCAAGGCGGTCGCCGACGAGGAGATCACTGACCGGGACAAAGCCCTGCTGCGGATGGCCTCGACCCAGGCTGCTCACGTGGGCCGAGAGGTGGTGCTTGCGGCGTTCAATCTCGCCGGAACCGGTGCCATTTTTGAGCGGCACCCGATGCAGCGCTTTCTACAGGACGGTCTGGTTCCCGCCCAGCACGCGATGCTCCAAGAACACACTTTCGAGGCCTCCGGTGCATTGCTGCTCGGTCTCAACGCCGGTATCCCCAGCTTCCCCTGA
- a CDS encoding sensor histidine kinase, translating to MIPGSEDLQAMAQYSQNAVLLHEKGSLRILWANNRACTLFQYSLAELRSLKAHHMSSQDERYRREDGVAWLHSAALYGSSRRQWKYQAADGTEFLTDATATVVPFKQDEVIMVEMRLIEESGQVPDSPEWVSASLERIMSHTASGVLVLDTDNQVERASPYAAGLFGFTAAGIIGQELESLGSTDPGISEEQLREPAQQPEGRVNFRMKVRVDDSNIRWLACYLENVRIETTTYRVLTMRDITDRVEAEKREEAQRTQLQYLSRYNAMGDMAMVLAHDLGQPLAASLNFLSGLKTRLNTPTPNFTQLNYGIEMVEKQLRRASDIVASAKRYVRRIESTAAEFSFPSTIEESLYFVRLRAEEEGVAVNTDLGTDELMMEGESVLIGQVIINLCMNAIDEIKRPETKVKELDIKLTEFGGLASLSIADQGRGMRAVPDEQLAAGAFSSKKDGSGIGLIISEHIAQRHGGTILFTPNQPQGTIATLSLPLKSKQEPNGAGR from the coding sequence ATGATTCCCGGCAGTGAGGACCTTCAGGCCATGGCGCAATACTCGCAGAACGCAGTTCTGCTGCATGAGAAGGGTTCTTTGCGCATCCTCTGGGCCAACAACCGGGCCTGCACGCTCTTCCAGTACAGTCTCGCCGAATTGCGCTCCCTCAAAGCGCATCACATGAGTTCGCAGGATGAGCGGTACCGGCGCGAGGACGGTGTAGCCTGGCTCCACTCGGCCGCCCTCTACGGCTCCAGTCGGAGGCAGTGGAAATACCAGGCCGCAGACGGCACTGAATTCCTCACCGACGCCACAGCGACCGTCGTTCCATTCAAACAGGACGAGGTGATCATGGTGGAAATGAGATTGATCGAGGAGAGTGGGCAGGTGCCAGATTCCCCGGAATGGGTCTCGGCCTCACTCGAACGCATCATGTCACACACCGCCTCCGGCGTCCTGGTCCTCGACACCGATAACCAGGTCGAACGAGCCTCCCCCTATGCCGCCGGGCTCTTCGGCTTCACCGCCGCCGGAATCATTGGGCAGGAGCTGGAGTCTCTGGGGTCAACGGACCCCGGGATCAGCGAGGAGCAACTCCGGGAGCCGGCCCAGCAGCCCGAGGGGCGGGTGAACTTTCGCATGAAGGTGAGGGTGGACGACAGCAATATACGCTGGCTGGCCTGCTATCTGGAGAACGTGCGGATCGAAACAACGACTTATCGAGTGCTGACTATGCGCGACATCACGGACCGCGTGGAGGCGGAAAAACGTGAGGAGGCACAACGTACCCAGTTGCAATACCTGAGCCGCTACAACGCGATGGGGGACATGGCGATGGTCCTGGCCCACGATCTCGGCCAGCCGCTCGCCGCATCCCTCAATTTCCTCAGCGGACTCAAGACCCGTCTCAATACGCCCACCCCGAATTTCACCCAGCTGAACTACGGGATCGAGATGGTGGAAAAGCAGCTCAGGCGCGCCTCCGATATCGTCGCCTCCGCCAAACGATATGTTCGGCGCATCGAGAGCACCGCCGCTGAATTCAGCTTCCCGTCCACCATTGAGGAGTCCCTCTACTTCGTTCGTCTCCGCGCCGAAGAGGAGGGGGTGGCGGTTAACACCGACCTAGGAACCGACGAACTGATGATGGAAGGCGAGAGCGTGCTCATCGGCCAGGTGATCATCAACCTGTGCATGAATGCGATCGATGAGATCAAGCGACCGGAGACCAAGGTGAAGGAACTGGACATCAAACTGACCGAATTCGGTGGCCTCGCTTCGCTTTCAATCGCAGATCAGGGACGGGGCATGCGTGCCGTTCCAGACGAGCAACTGGCCGCCGGCGCCTTCAGTTCGAAGAAGGACGGCTCCGGCATCGGCCTGATCATTTCGGAGCACATCGCCCAGCGTCACGGCGGGACGA